From a single Nostoc sp. MS1 genomic region:
- a CDS encoding heterocyst differentiation related protein, which translates to MSESMAFIGGVAVAGLAALLMLKGTNTSLQPNFGVASQMPATVVAPQVIPPQYQPPYGQPAYNNPQPTAPNPVQSVEFERLKMDFERLKYDNEQLKNQNQQLQSQFQNWNNAQQIALAQQNTQRAASAVLPAQASWWSSPIVWAVGGAALTVGGGIVVAGVLSLFSSRPRSTRTVQVIHPYPNNTQPLVPVRRAEFLPPGMETRRVEAHEYDEMR; encoded by the coding sequence ATGAGTGAAAGTATGGCATTTATCGGCGGTGTCGCCGTAGCAGGACTGGCGGCTCTCTTAATGCTCAAGGGAACCAACACCTCCCTACAGCCTAACTTTGGTGTTGCTTCACAAATGCCAGCAACCGTAGTAGCACCTCAAGTCATCCCGCCACAGTATCAACCACCCTACGGGCAGCCAGCATATAATAACCCCCAACCAACGGCTCCTAATCCCGTGCAGAGCGTGGAATTTGAACGCTTGAAGATGGATTTTGAGCGGCTAAAATACGATAACGAGCAATTAAAAAATCAAAACCAACAACTCCAGTCCCAATTTCAAAACTGGAATAATGCTCAACAAATAGCATTAGCCCAGCAAAATACTCAAAGAGCCGCATCTGCTGTATTACCCGCTCAAGCTAGTTGGTGGTCTTCGCCTATTGTTTGGGCTGTTGGTGGTGCGGCTTTAACCGTTGGCGGTGGTATTGTAGTTGCTGGCGTGTTATCTTTATTCTCTTCACGCCCACGTTCTACCCGCACTGTACAAGTTATTCATCCGTATCCCAACAATACACAACCTCTGGTTCCTGTACGTCGGGCTGAGTTTCTACCCCCTGGAATGGAAACAAGACGAGTGGAAGCTCACGAATATGATGAAATGAGATAA